One part of the Candidatus Bathyarchaeota archaeon genome encodes these proteins:
- a CDS encoding DUF2130 domain-containing protein yields the protein MNSNPPEYTCPLCHSSLESDEYNKAIAELRKKVSETYGEENKKAKQEFDQRVEQINKSHRQEIDNLKTAFSEQSKTLKIEMEGSYKRQLDELKKTYDSLGKQNQKNFVELEKKIRADCKKEIQEKEKLLSSLKREQTRLEKIAFEKGKADADIDRKKLQNDVNERDLLLKRAKQETDELRKQLQQSQSELKGEVGEIDLYINLTQAFDQDFFTRQKRGTSMGDIVQKIRTQSASLEMPIVYDNKQAESVTAKDIEKAKKYKEVHGTEYVIIVSSNLPKKDVKNGLFGEKDGVLLCHPCILVDVVKQIRRAIIEISKQSESKKDRESKESKLYDYIRSTEFASTVEKLHDVYQKSADLQDNEERAHARLWKERKKLQSQINDVYSGICTGVDCIIQEKLPMQDLAIEDNEKEQKTDSEQLSQQLLVKRKKKKLENEDQMV from the coding sequence TTGAATAGTAATCCTCCCGAGTATACTTGTCCTCTTTGTCATTCTTCTCTTGAAAGTGACGAATACAATAAAGCAATCGCCGAGTTAAGAAAGAAGGTCTCAGAAACTTATGGTGAAGAGAACAAGAAGGCTAAACAAGAATTTGACCAAAGAGTAGAACAGATTAACAAATCTCACAGGCAAGAAATCGATAACTTGAAAACTGCATTTTCGGAGCAATCAAAAACCCTAAAAATTGAAATGGAAGGTAGCTACAAACGACAGCTAGACGAATTGAAAAAGACCTACGATAGCCTAGGGAAGCAAAATCAGAAGAACTTTGTGGAATTAGAGAAGAAAATTAGAGCTGACTGTAAAAAAGAAATTCAAGAAAAAGAAAAGCTTCTTAGCAGTCTTAAGCGAGAGCAAACAAGACTCGAAAAAATAGCATTCGAGAAAGGCAAAGCAGATGCTGATATCGACCGCAAAAAACTTCAGAACGATGTCAATGAAAGGGACCTACTCCTCAAGCGGGCTAAACAAGAGACTGATGAACTAAGAAAGCAATTACAGCAGAGCCAATCAGAACTCAAGGGTGAAGTTGGAGAAATAGACCTTTACATCAATTTGACACAGGCTTTTGATCAAGATTTCTTCACTCGACAAAAAAGAGGTACCTCAATGGGCGATATTGTACAAAAAATAAGAACACAATCGGCTTCATTGGAGATGCCAATCGTCTATGACAATAAACAGGCTGAAAGCGTAACTGCTAAAGATATCGAGAAGGCCAAAAAATACAAGGAAGTTCACGGCACTGAATACGTTATAATAGTTTCCAGCAACTTGCCTAAAAAAGATGTAAAGAACGGCTTGTTCGGCGAGAAGGACGGCGTTCTGCTGTGCCATCCATGCATACTGGTCGATGTGGTTAAGCAAATACGCAGGGCTATCATAGAAATCTCAAAGCAGTCAGAGAGCAAAAAAGACCGGGAAAGCAAAGAGTCAAAATTATACGATTACATTAGGAGCACAGAGTTTGCTTCAACTGTAGAAAAATTGCATGATGTCTATCAGAAGTCAGCTGACTTACAGGATAACGAGGAAAGAGCGCATGCAAGACTGTGGAAGGAAAGAAAGAAGCTGCAATCGCAAATAAACGATGTCTATAGCGGAATTTGCACGGGCGTTGATTGTATAATTCAAGAAAAGCTACCTATGCAGGACTTAGCGATTGAGGACAATGAAAAGGAGCAAAAAACTGACAGCGAGCAGCTGTCCCAGCAACTATTAGTGAAAAGGAAGAAAAAGAAACTGGAAAACGAAGACCAGATGGTTTAA
- a CDS encoding ribbon-helix-helix domain-containing protein, whose translation MKTLKISDQFHSELTAIVGQLTAKSGEIKTYEDAIEALLHQSVVMPFELVQEIEVFIANNKQLGYSTKEEFLREAARWLMNQLSKEQFKAAAQTTGKQTQTGAETYG comes from the coding sequence GTGAAGACTCTGAAAATATCAGATCAATTTCATTCGGAATTAACAGCTATTGTTGGGCAATTAACTGCTAAATCAGGTGAAATCAAAACCTATGAAGATGCAATAGAAGCACTGCTACATCAGTCAGTGGTTATGCCGTTTGAACTGGTCCAAGAAATTGAGGTGTTCATAGCTAATAACAAGCAGTTAGGTTATTCTACTAAAGAAGAATTTCTAAGAGAAGCAGCCCGCTGGCTGATGAACCAGTTATCAAAAGAACAGTTTAAGGCCGCTGCTCAAACTACTGGTAAGCAAACGCAAACGGGAGCTGAGACGTATGGTTAA